The DNA sequence GATGCGCTCCCTCACGCGGCGGCGGTCGTACTCGAGCGCGGTCTCCCCGGGCCCCCTCGTCCCTATGCGGCCGACCTGCTGCGAGAAGACCTTTCCCCGGCCGACGAGCCTGGGCGCCAGGTACTTGAGCTGAGCGAGCTCGACCTGGAGCCTGCCCTCGCGGCTTTGAGCCCTGCGCGCGAATATGTCGAGTATCACCGCGGTGCGGTCCAGGACCATGACCCCGATCCTGTCCTCGAGGTTCCTGTTCTGCACCGGCGTGAGATCCCAGTCCACTGCCACGAGTTCGGCGCCGGTCCCGGCGACCTTCCCGGCGAGCTCCTCCACCTTCCCCCTGCCCAGGAACGTGGCCGGGTGGACCCTCCTCACCTCCTGCGAGGTCGCGCCCGCCACCACGCCGCCGGCGGTGTCGACGAGGCGCGCCAGCTCTTCCAGCGAGCGCTCCATGGCCCTCTTCGACTGCCCTCCCCTGCGGACGCCCACGATGAGAACCCTCTGCGGGTCGGGCCTCCTGGAGAAGCTCCTATGTGCTCGCGCCTTTGACATCGTATCAGGACATGAAGCGGGTGACGCTGTGGCCGAAGAGCCTGTCCACGTCCGCGACGAGCTGCGGCACCGGCGAGAGCTTCAGCTCCTCGGGCAGCGCCAGCACCGTCTCGGTGCGCTCGGGGATGACAAGATGCACGAACGCCGGGCACCCGCCCGGGAAACGGGAGATGACGATCTTGAGCTGCGCAAGGTGGTGCTCGGTCACCTCGGGCTGGGAGAGGAAGAAGTGCACGCTCCTCGTGAGCCTCTGCGGCGCGTCGTCGAGCGGCATTATCTCCTTAGCTACGACCTTCACGTTCTCTCCGTCCGCGTCCGCGGTCCCCACGACCAAGAGCGGCCTGTCCCCCTTCAGCAGCTGGGAGCAGTCGGCGAAGAGGTCGGAGAAGACCACCACCTCGACCGAGCCCTTGAGGTCCTCCACGGTCGCGAAGCACA is a window from the Pseudomonadota bacterium genome containing:
- the hflX gene encoding GTPase HflX, which encodes MSKARAHRSFSRRPDPQRVLIVGVRRGGQSKRAMERSLEELARLVDTAGGVVAGATSQEVRRVHPATFLGRGKVEELAGKVAGTGAELVAVDWDLTPVQNRNLEDRIGVMVLDRTAVILDIFARRAQSREGRLQVELAQLKYLAPRLVGRGKVFSQQVGRIGTRGPGETALEYDRRRVRERITMLARSLEGVRSHRALHRARRASVPVPMVSLVGYTNSGKSTLMNALTDAGVFVEDKLFATLDPTVRRMRLPSGREVLLADTVGFIDRLPHELIESFKSTFEEA